A single Lolium perenne isolate Kyuss_39 chromosome 6, Kyuss_2.0, whole genome shotgun sequence DNA region contains:
- the LOC127306539 gene encoding protein Brevis radix-like 2 isoform X2 has product MLACIACSTKDGGEDGGRVAATPHGRDASKSLTSQLKDMVLKFSGSGKHYKATGSPSFRGNRFHRSSRLAAYPGVVDDSGFTSDGAGEAYSYMRTTSSTAARTAPSSTWDMPKINHGFQTHARNPSTSWIPSIGEADEEEDDDDDETVVLEEDRVPREWTAQVEPGVHITFVSIPGGAGNDLKRIRFSREMFNKWEAQRWWGENYDRVVELYNVQTFRQQGLSTPSSSVDDAMQSESFYSRAGSTRESPVVMLPPSATARTIGRTTSYKAASTARATCYPSTAVPDPSDHVWAHHFNMLNSAAGAGASSMPSSAGAPGPYDPSRATTSSLDEASVSVSNASDLEATEWVEQDEPGVHITIRELGDGTRELRRVRFSREKFGEERAKVWWEQNRDRIHTQYL; this is encoded by the exons TTGAAGGACATGGTGCTCAAGTTCTCTGGCTCCGGCAAGCACTACAAGGCCACCGGGAGCCCATCATTCAGAGGCAATCGCTTCCACCGCTCCAGCCGGCTTGCCGCGTACCCGGGCGTCGTCGACGACTCGGGCTTCACGTCTGACGGTGCCGGCGAGGCATACAGCTACATGAGAACAACGTCGAGCACAGCGGCACGCACCGCCCCATCATCGACGTGGGACATGCCCAAGATCAACCATGGTTTCCAGACGCACGCGAGAAACCCGAGTACGAGCTGGATACCGAGCATCGGGGAggcggacgaggaggaggacgatgatgatgatgagacaGTTGTCCTGGAGGAAGACCGCGTGCCGAGGGAGTGGACGGCACAGGTCGAGCCTGGCGTGCACATCACCTTCGTCTCCATCCCCGGCGGCGCGGGTAACGACCTCAAGCGCATTCGGTTCAG CCGGGAGATGTTCAACAAGTGGGAGGCGCAGCGGTGGTGGGGCGAGAACTATGACCGCGTCGTGGAGCTGTACAACGTGCAGACGTTCCGGCAGCAGGGCCTCTCGACGCCGTCGTCCTCCGTCGACGACGCCATGCAG AGCGAGTCGTTCTACTCCCGCGCTGGCTCGACGAGGGAGAGCCCAGTGGTGATGCTGCCACCATCAGCGACGGCGAGGACGATCGGCCGGACGACTTCGTATAAGGCGGCGTCCACGGCCCGGGCGACGTGCTACCCGTCCACCGCCGTGCCGGACCCGTCCGACCACGTGTGGGCGCACCACTTCAACATGCTCAACTCCGCCGCGGGCGCGGGTGCGTCGTCCATGCCGTCGAGCGCCGGCGCCCCGGGCCCGTACGACCCTTCGCGCGCCACCACGTCGTCCCTGGACGAGGCGTCCGTGTCCGTGAGCAACGCGAGCGACCTGGAGGCGACGGAGTGGGTGGAGCAGGACGAGCCGGGCGTCCACATCACCATCCGCGAGCTCGGCGACGGCACCCGGGAGCTCCGCCGCGTCCGCTTCAG CCGGGAGAAGTTCGGCGAGGAGCGGGCCAAGGTGTGGTGGGAGCAGAACCGGGACCGGATACACACGCAGTATTTGTAG